Proteins from one Ahaetulla prasina isolate Xishuangbanna chromosome 2, ASM2864084v1, whole genome shotgun sequence genomic window:
- the CHRNB3 gene encoding neuronal acetylcholine receptor subunit beta-3, with translation MTTNVWLKQEWIDHKLCWNPEDYGGITAIRVPSESLWLPDIVLFENADGRFEGSLMTKAIIKYNGIVVWRPPASYKSSCTMDVTFFPFDRQNCSMKFGSWTYDGSMVDLILVDENVDRTDFFDNGEWEILNAKGMKGNRKDGLYSYPFITYSFVLRRLPLFYTLFLIIPCLGLSFLTVLVFYLPSDEGEKLSLSTSVLVSLTVFLLVIEEIIPSSSKVIPLIGEYLLFIMIFVTLSIIVTVFVINVHHRSSATYHPMAPWVRRLFLQKLPRLLFMKGHVDRCAFADPEGTLKPKLRKYKNKQLKDGEKVVVAFLEKAADSIKYISRHVKKEHFIRQVVHDWKFVAQVLDRIFLWLFLVVSVIGSVLIFTPALEMWLHSGL, from the exons GAATGGATCGACCATAAATTGTGCTGGAATCCTGAAGATTATGGTGGGATCACTGCAATTCGGGTTCCGTCTGAATCTCTCTGGCTCCctgatattgttttatttgaaaa TGCTGATGGGCGATTTGAAGGTTCATTGATGACAAAAGCAATAATTAAGTACAATGGGATAGTAGTCTGGAGACCTCCAGCCAGTTATAAAAGTTCCTGCACGATGGATGTGACCTTCTTCCCATTTGACAGGCAGAATTGCTCCATGAAATTTGGATCATGGACCTACGATGGCAGCATGGTTGACTTGATCCTAGTAGACGAAAATGTGGATAGGACAGACTTTTTTGATAATGGGGAATGGGAAATCCTAAATGCCaaaggaatgaaaggaaaccgaAAAGACGGATTATATTCCTACCCATTCATCACCTATTCTTTTGTTTTAAGACGCCTCCCACTGTTCTACACACTTTTCTTAATAATCCCATGCCTAGGATTATCATTTTTAACAGTGCTCGTTTTTTACTTGCCCTCAGATGAGGGAGAGAAACTATCACTCTCAACTTCCGTTTTAGTTTCCCTCACGGTTTTTCTCCTCGTCATTGAAGAAATCATCCCCTCTTCCTCCAAAGTCATACCCTTGATTGGCGAGTACTTGTTGTTCATCATGATTTTTGTCACCCTTTCAATCATTGTGACAGTTTTTGTAATTAACGTGCACCATCGTTCCTCAGCCACCTACCATCCCATGGCTCCCTGGGTGAGAAGACTTTTCCTTCAGAAACTGCCCAGGCTGCTCTTCATGAAAGGACACGTCGATCGCTGTGCCTTTGCGGATCCGGAAGGAACTCTAAAACCAAAGCTGAGgaagtataaaaacaaacaattgaaAGATGGAGAAAAGGTAGTGGTGGCATTCTTGGAAAAAGCTGCCGATTCTATTAAATATATCTCCAGGCATGTCAAAAAGGAGCACTTCATTAGGCAG gTAGTGCACGACTGGAAGTTTGTAGCTCAGGTTCTTGACCGGATCTTCCTGTGGCTATTTTTGGTGGTGTCTGTGATCGGGTCTGTTCTTATCTTTACTCCTGCTTTGGAGATGTGGTTGCATAGTGGTTTGTAG